One Klebsiella quasipneumoniae subsp. quasipneumoniae genomic window carries:
- the fecB gene encoding Fe(3+) dicitrate ABC transporter substrate-binding protein FecB, which produces MLAFIRFLFAGLLLVIGHAFAATVQDEHGTFTLDKTPQRIVVLELSFADALAAVDVSPIGIADDNDAKRILPEVRAHLKPWQSVGTRAQPSLEAIAALKPDLIIADSSRHAGIYTALQQIAPVLLLKSRNETYAENLHSAAIIGEVVGKKRKMQARLEQHKEKMAQWASQLPTGTRVAFGTSREQLFNLHTQETWTGSVLASLGLNVPAVMAGASMPSIGLEQLLAVNPAWLLVAHYREESIVKRWQQDPLWQILTAAQKQQVASVDSNAWARMRGIFAAERIAADTVKIFHHQPLTDVK; this is translated from the coding sequence ATGTTGGCATTTATCCGTTTTCTTTTTGCAGGCCTGCTGCTGGTGATCGGCCACGCCTTTGCCGCCACGGTTCAGGACGAACACGGCACGTTTACACTCGATAAAACGCCACAACGGATTGTGGTGCTGGAACTCTCGTTCGCCGATGCGCTGGCCGCCGTGGACGTCAGCCCGATCGGTATTGCCGACGATAACGATGCAAAACGCATCCTGCCCGAAGTGCGTGCGCACCTGAAACCGTGGCAGTCCGTCGGAACGCGCGCGCAGCCGAGCCTGGAAGCCATTGCTGCCCTGAAACCAGACCTGATCATTGCCGACAGCAGTCGCCATGCGGGGATTTACACCGCCTTGCAGCAAATCGCGCCGGTACTGCTGCTTAAGTCCCGCAACGAAACCTACGCTGAAAATTTGCACTCAGCGGCTATCATCGGCGAAGTGGTAGGTAAAAAACGAAAGATGCAGGCGCGTCTGGAACAACATAAAGAGAAGATGGCGCAGTGGGCCAGCCAGCTTCCCACAGGGACACGCGTGGCCTTTGGCACATCACGCGAACAGCTATTCAACCTGCATACCCAGGAGACCTGGACCGGCAGCGTGCTGGCTTCTCTGGGGCTGAACGTTCCCGCTGTGATGGCGGGCGCGTCCATGCCGTCCATCGGCCTGGAGCAACTGCTGGCGGTCAATCCTGCCTGGCTGCTGGTTGCCCACTATCGCGAAGAGAGCATTGTTAAACGCTGGCAACAAGATCCGCTCTGGCAGATATTAACCGCCGCGCAGAAGCAGCAGGTTGCTTCAGTCGACAGTAACGCCTGGGCGCGGATGCGCGGTATTTTTGCCGCAGAGCGTATTGCCGCTGACACGGTAAAAATCTTCCACCATCAGCCGCTTACCGATGTGAAATGA
- the fecE gene encoding Fe(3+) dicitrate ABC transporter ATP-binding protein FecE → MRLRTENLTVSYGAQTVLDGLSLALPAGKITALLGPNGCGKSTLLNCFSRLLTPDSGEILLDEKPIAGFSARQLARRLALLPQHHLSPEGITVRELVSYGRSPWLSLWGRLSAEDNERVNVAMSQTRTRNLADRRLTQLSGGQRQRAFLAMVLVQDTPLILLDEPTTYLDINHQVELMRLMVELKRQGKTVVTVLHDLNQASRYCDHLVVLASGRVMAQGAPEAVMKPELLKTVFSVEAEIHPEPVSGRPMCVVK, encoded by the coding sequence ATGAGATTACGTACTGAAAATCTGACCGTCAGCTATGGCGCACAAACCGTGCTGGATGGACTTTCTCTCGCCCTGCCTGCCGGAAAAATCACGGCCCTGCTCGGCCCTAACGGTTGCGGGAAATCGACGCTGTTGAACTGTTTTTCTCGCCTGTTAACACCAGACTCTGGCGAGATATTGCTTGATGAAAAACCCATAGCCGGTTTTTCCGCCCGCCAGCTGGCTCGCCGCCTGGCTTTACTGCCGCAACACCATTTATCCCCCGAGGGGATCACTGTACGGGAACTGGTTTCCTACGGCCGCAGCCCGTGGCTGTCGTTGTGGGGGCGACTCTCCGCGGAAGACAACGAGCGGGTCAACGTGGCAATGAGTCAGACCCGGACGCGCAATCTGGCTGACCGCAGGTTAACCCAGCTTTCCGGCGGCCAGCGCCAGCGTGCGTTTCTGGCGATGGTGCTGGTGCAGGATACCCCACTCATTCTTCTTGATGAGCCTACGACCTACCTCGATATCAATCATCAGGTTGAACTGATGCGCCTGATGGTTGAACTCAAAAGGCAGGGGAAAACCGTAGTGACGGTACTCCACGATCTGAATCAGGCCAGCCGCTATTGCGATCATCTGGTGGTACTGGCAAGCGGTCGCGTGATGGCGCAAGGTGCTCCGGAAGCAGTGATGAAACCAGAGCTTCTAAAGACGGTGTTCAGCGTAGAAGCGGAAATCCATCCCGAACCGGTATCTGGCAGACCCATGTGTGTGGTGAAGTAG
- a CDS encoding arsenic transporter, which yields MLLAGSIFLLTLVLVIWQPRGLSIGWSASIGAVLALGTGVIHIADIPVVWNIVWNATAAFIAVIIISLLLDESGFFEWAALHVSRWGNGRGRLLFTWIVLLGAAVAALFANDGAALILTPIVIAMLLALGFSQGTTLAFVMAAGFIADTASLPLIVSNLVNIVSADFFDLGFTQYASVMIPVDAAAIAATLIMLHLFFRRDIPATYDVSLLKTPASVIKDAATFRAGWIVLLLLLVGFFVLEPLGIPVSAIAAAGAAVLFIVAKRGHGINTGKVLLSAPWQIVIFSLGMYLVVYGLRNAGLTEYLSGVLNLLAEKGLWAATFGTGFLTAFLSSVMNNMPTVLIGALSIDGSTATGVVKEAMIYANVIGCDLGPKITPIGSLATLLWLHVLAQKNITITWGYYFRTGIIMTLPVLFVTLAALALRLSITL from the coding sequence ATGCTTTTGGCAGGGAGTATATTTTTACTGACGCTGGTACTGGTGATCTGGCAACCCAGAGGCCTGAGTATTGGCTGGAGCGCGAGTATCGGGGCTGTGCTGGCGCTGGGAACCGGTGTCATCCATATCGCTGATATTCCCGTTGTCTGGAATATCGTCTGGAACGCGACAGCGGCATTTATTGCGGTCATCATCATCAGCCTGCTGCTCGATGAGTCCGGCTTCTTTGAATGGGCCGCACTGCACGTCTCCCGCTGGGGTAACGGACGTGGCCGCCTGCTGTTCACCTGGATAGTCTTGCTCGGTGCCGCTGTTGCTGCTTTGTTCGCCAATGATGGCGCCGCGCTGATCCTGACGCCGATTGTGATTGCGATGCTGCTCGCACTGGGGTTCAGCCAGGGCACGACACTGGCCTTTGTCATGGCTGCAGGATTTATTGCAGATACGGCCAGCCTGCCACTCATTGTTTCTAACCTGGTGAATATCGTCTCGGCGGACTTCTTCGATCTGGGCTTTACGCAGTACGCCTCCGTTATGATCCCCGTGGATGCGGCAGCGATTGCGGCCACGCTGATCATGCTGCATCTCTTCTTCCGCAGGGATATTCCGGCAACGTATGACGTTTCGCTGCTGAAGACGCCTGCCAGTGTGATAAAGGATGCGGCAACGTTCAGGGCGGGCTGGATCGTCCTGTTATTGCTGCTTGTCGGTTTCTTCGTTCTGGAGCCGCTGGGGATCCCTGTCAGCGCGATAGCAGCTGCTGGCGCAGCAGTACTGTTTATCGTGGCGAAAAGAGGTCATGGCATCAACACAGGGAAAGTCCTGCTCAGTGCGCCATGGCAGATCGTGATTTTTTCGCTGGGCATGTACCTGGTGGTCTATGGCCTGCGCAATGCCGGGCTCACGGAGTATCTGTCTGGTGTACTGAACCTGCTGGCAGAAAAGGGGTTATGGGCAGCAACGTTCGGCACCGGCTTCCTGACCGCGTTCCTGTCGTCGGTGATGAACAATATGCCGACGGTGCTGATTGGCGCGCTGTCGATTGACGGGAGTACGGCGACTGGCGTCGTCAAAGAGGCAATGATTTATGCCAACGTGATTGGCTGCGATTTAGGCCCGAAAATCACCCCGATTGGCAGTCTGGCAACCCTGCTTTGGCTGCATGTGCTTGCCCAGAAAAATATAACGATCACCTGGGGTTATTACTTCCGCACGGGCATTATCATGACTCTGCCCGTGCTGTTTGTCACTCTGGCCGCGCTGGCGTTGCGGCTTTCCATCACTTTGTAA
- the fecC gene encoding iron-dicitrate ABC transporter permease FecC: MTALKHPVLLWGLPVAVLIIIFWLSLFCYSAIPVSGADAIRALLPGHTPTLPEALVQNLRLPRSLVAVLIGASLALAGTLLQTLTHNPMASPSLLGINSGAALAMALTSALSPTPVAGYSLSFIAACGGGVSWLLVMTAGGGFRHTQDRNKLILAGIALSAFCMALTRITLLLAEDHAYGIFYWLAGGVSHAHWQDVWQLLPVVVTAVPVVLLLANQLNLLNVSDSTAHTLGVNLPRLRLIINMLVLLLVGACVSVAGPVAFIGLLVPHLARFWAGFDQRNVLPVSMLLGATLMLMADVLARALAFPGDLPAGAVLALIGSPCFVWLVRRRG; this comes from the coding sequence ATGACCGCGCTAAAACACCCGGTGCTGCTGTGGGGGCTTCCCGTTGCAGTACTTATTATTATTTTCTGGCTGAGTCTGTTTTGCTACTCGGCCATTCCTGTTTCCGGAGCAGACGCAATCCGCGCCCTGCTGCCTGGACACACGCCAACGCTACCAGAAGCGCTGGTGCAAAACCTTCGTTTGCCGCGAAGCCTGGTCGCCGTTCTGATCGGCGCAAGCCTGGCGCTCGCGGGCACGCTGCTGCAAACCCTGACCCACAACCCAATGGCCTCTCCTTCACTGCTCGGCATTAACAGCGGCGCGGCGCTGGCTATGGCGCTTACCAGCGCGCTGAGTCCGACGCCGGTTGCAGGCTATTCCCTGTCGTTCATCGCGGCATGCGGGGGCGGCGTGAGCTGGCTGCTGGTCATGACCGCAGGAGGCGGGTTTCGTCATACCCAGGACAGAAACAAACTGATCCTCGCGGGTATCGCGCTGTCGGCCTTTTGTATGGCCCTGACCCGCATCACCCTACTGCTGGCCGAAGATCATGCTTACGGCATCTTTTACTGGCTGGCAGGCGGAGTGTCCCACGCCCACTGGCAGGATGTCTGGCAGCTCTTGCCGGTGGTGGTCACTGCAGTCCCTGTCGTGTTGCTGCTGGCGAATCAACTGAACCTGCTCAACGTCAGCGACAGTACCGCCCATACGCTGGGAGTGAACCTGCCGAGACTACGTTTGATCATCAATATGTTAGTGCTGCTTCTGGTTGGCGCGTGCGTCAGTGTGGCAGGTCCGGTGGCGTTTATCGGCCTGCTGGTGCCACATCTGGCGCGCTTCTGGGCAGGCTTCGATCAGCGCAACGTACTGCCGGTGAGCATGCTGCTGGGGGCCACGCTGATGCTGATGGCAGATGTACTCGCACGCGCGCTGGCCTTCCCCGGCGATCTGCCCGCAGGCGCAGTGCTGGCGCTGATTGGCAGTCCTTGCTTTGTCTGGCTGGTGAGGAGGCGAGGATGA
- a CDS encoding EAL domain-containing protein yields the protein MPSGPHIEWLTVLDFDEIKIDRIFIANIDDPVKRALLVSVVKGLRGTGKPLVFVGVETPGQFEFVRSLGLGYLVQGWYTGKPETISAMNIQG from the coding sequence TTGCCAAGCGGCCCCCATATTGAATGGCTGACGGTACTGGATTTCGATGAGATAAAAATAGACCGTATTTTTATTGCCAATATTGATGACCCGGTGAAGCGAGCGCTACTTGTTTCTGTGGTGAAAGGGTTACGTGGTACTGGCAAACCACTGGTGTTTGTAGGGGTGGAAACGCCAGGACAGTTTGAATTCGTCCGTTCTCTTGGCCTCGGTTACCTAGTTCAGGGCTGGTATACTGGAAAACCCGAAACAATATCTGCGATGAATATTCAGGGTTAA
- the fecD gene encoding Fe(3+) dicitrate ABC transporter permease subunit FecD, giving the protein MKIALVIFITLALAGCALLSLHMGVIPVPWRALLTDWQDGREHYYVLMEYRLPRLLLALFVGAALAVAGVLVQGIVRNPLASPDILGINHAASLASVGALLLMPSLSVMVLPLLAFAGGMAGLILLKMLAKTHQPMKLALTGVALSACWASLTDYLMLLHPQDVNSALLWLTGSLWGRDWHFVKITVPLLILFLPLSLRFCRDLDLLALGDARAATLGVSVQRTRFQGLMLAVAMTATGVAVCGPISFIGLVVPHMVRRIAGGRHRWLMPVSALTGALLLVIADLLARIIHPPLELPAGVLTAIIGAPWFVSLLVRMR; this is encoded by the coding sequence ATGAAAATTGCGCTGGTCATTTTCATCACCCTTGCCCTGGCAGGCTGTGCGCTGTTATCACTCCATATGGGGGTGATCCCCGTGCCGTGGCGCGCGCTGCTGACCGACTGGCAGGACGGACGCGAGCATTATTATGTATTGATGGAGTACCGACTGCCGCGCTTGCTGCTGGCACTGTTTGTCGGTGCAGCCCTCGCCGTGGCGGGCGTGCTGGTACAGGGGATTGTGCGTAACCCGCTTGCATCACCGGATATTCTCGGCATTAACCATGCCGCCAGCCTTGCCTCTGTGGGAGCACTGCTTCTTATGCCATCACTATCCGTGATGGTGCTGCCGCTACTGGCCTTTGCGGGCGGTATGGCGGGGTTGATCTTGCTGAAGATGCTGGCAAAGACCCACCAGCCGATGAAGCTGGCGCTCACCGGCGTGGCGCTTTCCGCCTGCTGGGCGAGCCTGACGGATTACCTGATGCTCCTGCACCCGCAGGATGTAAACAGTGCCCTGCTGTGGCTGACGGGTAGCTTATGGGGGCGCGACTGGCACTTTGTGAAGATTACCGTGCCGTTGCTCATTCTGTTTTTGCCGCTGAGCCTGCGCTTTTGTCGCGATCTCGACCTGCTGGCGCTGGGCGATGCACGAGCAGCCACGCTCGGCGTGTCGGTTCAGCGCACCCGGTTCCAGGGGCTGATGCTGGCTGTCGCGATGACAGCAACCGGCGTGGCCGTCTGTGGCCCGATAAGTTTTATTGGTCTCGTCGTGCCGCACATGGTGCGCAGGATCGCCGGCGGGCGTCACCGCTGGCTGATGCCCGTTTCGGCCCTGACGGGCGCGTTGTTGCTGGTCATTGCCGATCTGCTGGCACGAATCATTCATCCGCCGCTGGAGCTTCCGGCAGGCGTGCTGACCGCCATTATCGGCGCACCGTGGTTTGTCTCGCTGCTTGTGAGAATGCGATAA
- the fecR gene encoding ferric citrate uptake sigma factor regulator FecR, translated as MNPSLTDSRRQALRSASHWYAVLSGERVSPQQEARWQQWYEQDQDNQWAWQQVENLRNQLGGVPGDVASRALHDTRLTRRHVMKGLLLLLGAGGGWQLWQSETGEGLRADYRTTKGAVSRQQLEDGSLLTLNTQSAADVRFDAHQRTVRLWYGEIAITTAKDAQQRPFRVLTRQGQLTALGTEFTVRQQDNFTQLDVQQHAVEVLLASAPAQKRIVNAGESLQFSASEFGAVKPLDDESTSWTKGILSFSDKPLGEVIATLSRYRNGVLRCDPAVAGLRLSGTFPLKNTDAILNVIAQTLPVKIQSITRYWINISPL; from the coding sequence ATGAATCCTTCGTTAACCGATTCCCGCCGTCAGGCGCTGCGTTCAGCTTCCCACTGGTATGCCGTGCTAAGCGGCGAGCGCGTCAGCCCACAACAGGAAGCGCGCTGGCAACAGTGGTATGAACAGGATCAGGATAACCAGTGGGCCTGGCAGCAGGTTGAAAACCTGCGCAACCAGCTTGGCGGTGTGCCTGGCGACGTTGCCAGCCGGGCGCTGCACGATACCCGCCTCACCCGCCGTCACGTGATGAAAGGATTACTGCTGTTGCTCGGCGCTGGCGGAGGCTGGCAACTCTGGCAGTCGGAAACCGGCGAAGGTCTGCGGGCAGATTACCGCACCACCAAAGGCGCAGTCAGCCGTCAGCAACTGGAAGATGGCTCCCTGCTCACGCTGAATACCCAAAGCGCGGCGGATGTGCGTTTTGATGCGCATCAGCGCACCGTCCGGCTCTGGTACGGTGAAATCGCCATTACTACCGCGAAAGATGCGCAGCAACGCCCCTTCCGCGTCCTGACCCGTCAGGGCCAACTCACCGCTTTAGGGACAGAATTTACCGTCCGCCAGCAGGATAATTTCACGCAGCTTGACGTGCAGCAGCACGCCGTGGAAGTACTTCTCGCCAGTGCCCCCGCGCAAAAACGCATCGTGAACGCTGGTGAAAGCCTGCAGTTCAGCGCCTCTGAGTTTGGCGCAGTGAAACCGCTGGATGACGAGAGTACAAGCTGGACGAAGGGCATCCTGAGCTTCAGCGATAAACCGCTGGGTGAGGTGATAGCCACGCTAAGCCGTTACCGCAACGGCGTGCTGCGCTGCGATCCCGCCGTTGCCGGGCTGCGCCTGAGCGGGACGTTCCCGCTGAAAAATACCGATGCGATCCTGAACGTTATCGCTCAAACGCTTCCCGTTAAAATTCAGTCTATTACGCGGTACTGGATAAACATTTCACCGCTGTAA
- the tnpB gene encoding IS66 family insertion sequence element accessory protein TnpB (TnpB, as the term is used for proteins encoded by IS66 family insertion elements, is considered an accessory protein, since TnpC, encoded by a neighboring gene, is a DDE family transposase.), with translation MRNGFNGLAAKVQTMLKDDPMSGHVFIFRGRSGSKVKLLWSTGDGLCLLTKRLERGRFAWPSARDGKVFLIPAQLAMLLEGIDWRQPKRLLTSLTML, from the coding sequence ATGCGCAACGGCTTCAATGGTCTCGCCGCAAAGGTGCAGACGATGCTGAAAGATGACCCGATGTCCGGCCATGTCTTCATCTTCCGGGGCCGCAGCGGCAGTAAGGTCAAACTGCTGTGGTCCACCGGCGACGGGCTGTGCCTGCTGACCAAACGGCTGGAACGCGGCCGCTTCGCCTGGCCCTCTGCCCGCGATGGCAAAGTGTTCCTGATCCCGGCGCAGCTGGCAATGCTTCTGGAAGGCATCGACTGGCGGCAGCCTAAAAGACTGCTTACGTCCCTGACCATGTTGTAG
- the fecA gene encoding TonB-dependent Fe(3+) dicitrate receptor FecA, whose protein sequence is MTPLRVFRKTTPLVNAIRLSLLPLAGLSFSAFAAQVDIAPGSLDKALNQYAAHSGITLSVDASLTRGKQSNGLHGDYDVESGLQQLLDGSGLQVKPLGNNSWTLETAPAPKEDALTVVGDWLGDARENDVFEHAGARDVIRREDFAKTGATTMREVLNRIPGVSAPENNGTGSHDLAMNFGIRGLNPRLASRSTVLMDGIPVPFAPYGQPQLSLAPVSLGNMDAIDVVRGGGAVRYGPQSVGGVVNFVTRAIPQDFGIEAGVEGQLSPTSSQNNPKETHNLMVGGTADNGFGTALLYSGTRGSDWREHSATRIDDLMLKSKYAPNKVHTFNSLLQYYDGAADMPGGLSRADYDADRWQSTRPYDRFWGRRKLASLGYQFQPDSQHKFNILGFYTQTLRSGYLEQGKRITLSPRNYWVRGIEPRYSQSFMIGPYAHEVGVGYRYVNESTHEMRYYTATSSGQLPSGSSPYDRDTRSGTEAHAWYLDDKIDIGNWTITPGMRFEHIESYQNNAIKGTHEEVSYNAPLPALNVLYHLTDSWNLYANTEGSFGTVQYSQIGKAVQSGNVEPEKARTWELGTRYDDGALTAEMGLFLINFNNQYDSNQTNDTVTARGKTRHTGLETQARYDLGTLTPTLDNVSVYASYAYVNAEIREKGDTYGNQVPFSPKHKGTLGVDYKPGNWTFNLNSDFQSSQFADNANTVKESADGSTGRIPGFMLWGARVAYDFGPQMADLNLAFGVKNIFDQDYFIRSYDDNNKGIYAGQPRTLYMQGSLKF, encoded by the coding sequence ATGACGCCGTTACGCGTTTTTCGTAAAACAACACCTTTGGTTAACGCCATTCGCCTGAGCCTGCTGCCGCTGGCCGGTCTCTCGTTTTCCGCTTTTGCTGCACAGGTTGATATCGCACCGGGATCGCTCGACAAAGCGCTCAATCAGTATGCCGCACACAGCGGAATTACCCTCTCGGTTGACGCCAGCCTGACGCGCGGCAAGCAGAGCAACGGCCTGCACGGAGATTACGACGTCGAGAGCGGCCTGCAACAGCTGCTGGACGGCAGCGGACTGCAGGTAAAACCGCTGGGAAATAACAGCTGGACGCTGGAGACCGCGCCCGCGCCAAAAGAAGATGCCCTGACCGTGGTCGGCGACTGGCTGGGCGATGCGCGTGAAAACGACGTATTTGAACATGCTGGCGCGCGTGACGTGATCCGCCGTGAGGATTTCGCCAAAACCGGCGCAACCACCATGCGTGAGGTGCTTAACCGCATCCCTGGCGTCAGCGCGCCGGAAAACAACGGCACCGGCAGCCACGACCTGGCGATGAACTTTGGCATCCGGGGCCTGAACCCACGCCTCGCCAGCCGCTCGACCGTCCTGATGGACGGCATCCCCGTCCCCTTTGCCCCTTACGGTCAGCCGCAGCTTTCACTGGCTCCCGTTTCGCTCGGCAACATGGATGCCATTGACGTGGTGCGCGGTGGTGGTGCGGTGCGTTACGGACCGCAGAGCGTGGGCGGCGTGGTGAACTTTGTTACCCGCGCCATTCCGCAGGACTTTGGTATCGAGGCGGGGGTGGAAGGTCAGCTCAGCCCAACCTCTTCACAAAACAACCCGAAAGAGACGCACAACCTGATGGTGGGCGGCACAGCGGACAACGGTTTTGGCACCGCGCTGCTCTACTCCGGCACGCGCGGCAGTGACTGGCGCGAGCACAGCGCCACCCGCATCGACGACCTGATGCTGAAAAGCAAATATGCGCCGAATAAGGTGCACACCTTCAACAGCCTGCTGCAATATTACGATGGTGCAGCCGACATGCCCGGCGGCCTGTCCCGCGCGGATTACGACGCCGATCGCTGGCAATCCACCCGCCCGTATGACCGCTTCTGGGGCCGTCGCAAGCTGGCGAGCCTGGGCTACCAGTTCCAGCCGGACAGCCAGCATAAATTCAACATTCTGGGGTTCTACACCCAAACCCTGCGCAGCGGCTACCTGGAGCAAGGCAAACGCATCACCCTCTCGCCGCGTAACTACTGGGTGCGCGGTATTGAGCCACGCTACAGCCAGAGCTTTATGATCGGCCCTTACGCGCACGAAGTGGGCGTGGGCTATCGCTATGTGAATGAATCAACGCATGAAATGCGTTACTACACCGCCACCAGCAGCGGGCAGTTGCCGTCCGGCTCAAGCCCTTACGACCGCGACACGCGTTCCGGCACCGAGGCGCACGCCTGGTATCTGGATGACAAAATCGACATCGGCAACTGGACCATCACGCCGGGTATGCGTTTCGAACATATCGAGTCATACCAGAACAACGCCATCAAAGGCACGCACGAAGAGGTGAGCTATAACGCACCGCTTCCGGCGTTGAACGTGCTCTATCACCTGACTGATAGCTGGAATCTTTATGCAAACACTGAAGGCTCGTTCGGCACCGTACAGTACAGCCAGATTGGCAAGGCTGTGCAAAGCGGCAATGTGGAACCGGAAAAAGCGCGAACCTGGGAACTCGGTACCCGCTACGACGACGGCGCGCTGACGGCGGAAATGGGGCTGTTCCTAATTAACTTTAACAATCAGTACGACTCCAACCAGACCAACGACACCGTCACTGCACGTGGCAAAACGCGCCATACCGGGCTGGAAACGCAGGCACGTTACGACCTGGGTACGCTAACGCCAACGCTTGATAACGTTTCCGTCTACGCCAGCTATGCGTATGTGAACGCGGAAATCCGCGAGAAAGGCGACACCTATGGCAATCAGGTGCCATTCTCCCCGAAACATAAAGGCACGCTGGGCGTGGACTACAAGCCGGGCAACTGGACGTTCAATCTGAACAGCGATTTCCAGTCCAGCCAGTTTGCGGATAACGCCAATACGGTGAAAGAGAGCGCCGACGGAAGTACCGGCCGCATTCCCGGCTTCATGCTCTGGGGCGCACGCGTGGCGTATGACTTTGGCCCGCAGATGGCAGATCTGAACCTGGCGTTCGGTGTGAAAAACATCTTCGACCAGGACTACTTCATCCGCTCTTATGACGACAACAACAAAGGCATCTACGCAGGCCAGCCGCGCACGCTGTATATGCAGGGGTCGTTGAAGTTCTGA
- the arsC gene encoding glutaredoxin-dependent arsenate reductase gives MSNITIYHNPACGTSRNTLEMIRNSGNEPTIIYYLDTPPTRDELIKLISDMGITVRALLRKNVEPYEHLGLDEEKFSDEQLIDFMLQHPILINRPVVVTPLGTRLCRPSEIVLDILPEGQKGAFTKEDGEKVIDETGKRVK, from the coding sequence ATGAGCAACATTACCATCTATCACAACCCGGCCTGCGGCACTTCACGCAACACGCTGGAGATGATCCGTAACAGCGGTAACGAACCGACCATTATTTATTATCTCGATACGCCACCGACCCGTGATGAGCTGATTAAACTTATTTCAGATATGGGAATTACGGTGCGTGCATTGCTGCGTAAGAATGTTGAGCCTTATGAACACCTGGGCCTTGATGAAGAGAAATTCAGTGATGAGCAGTTGATTGATTTTATGCTTCAACATCCGATCCTGATTAATCGGCCGGTAGTCGTTACGCCGCTTGGCACTCGTCTTTGCCGCCCTTCAGAAATAGTGCTGGATATTCTACCTGAAGGTCAGAAAGGAGCGTTTACCAAAGAGGACGGCGAAAAGGTCATTGACGAAACGGGGAAGCGGGTTAAGTAA
- a CDS encoding transcriptional regulator, whose translation MLQPVQLFKILSDETRLAIVMLLRESGELCVCDICVATSESQPKISRHMAILREADLVLDRREGKWIHYRLSPHIPAWAAETITTTWQCLREDVREWLDKSACTSC comes from the coding sequence ATGCTACAACCTGTTCAGCTTTTCAAAATCCTGTCGGATGAAACACGGCTAGCCATCGTCATGCTTCTCCGTGAGTCCGGAGAATTGTGCGTCTGCGATATCTGCGTTGCCACCTCCGAATCGCAGCCCAAAATTTCGCGACATATGGCTATCCTTCGCGAGGCTGATCTGGTTCTTGACCGTCGGGAAGGCAAATGGATCCACTATCGTCTGTCACCCCATATTCCGGCGTGGGCAGCAGAGACAATCACGACGACCTGGCAGTGTCTGCGCGAGGATGTACGTGAATGGCTGGACAAATCAGCCTGCACCTCCTGCTGA